Proteins encoded by one window of Cheilinus undulatus linkage group 13, ASM1832078v1, whole genome shotgun sequence:
- the camk2n1a gene encoding calcium/calmodulin-dependent protein kinase II inhibitor 1a, whose product MSEVLPYNEGKMSGYGADSEVSQMSFSCGLQDTSAFFAASQAKRPPKLGQIGRAKRVVIEDDRIDEVLKGMTDKSSPGV is encoded by the exons ATGTCCGAGGTGCTGCCATACAACGAGGGGAAGATGAGCGGCTACGGCGCGGACAGCGAGGTCAGTCAGATGTCCTTTAGCTGCGGACTGCAGGACACAAGCGCCTTTTTCGCCGCGTCGCAGGCGAAAAGACCCCCAAAGCTTGGACAGATCGGCAGAGCCAAGCGAG TGGTGATCGAGGATGACCGAATAGACGAGGTCCTGAAGGGGATGACAGACAAGTCTTCACCTGGCGTTTAA